tcggaaaacccggaacttCTACGGTGACCAATCTTAGATTTTACAAAGGGGCAGTATACTAGAAAAGCGGTTCTGATGgtcctgattttatcaaaatcggattagtgtacgcaaagttatgatgatttgaatttcgacataattttacctatctcaacctttttgtctaacccctgtatagagcaaatttcgtttccgtctgcatgctgCAGggcctaagctggttacgtaatccgtaaacggccctattcgcagcagcaatacgtcttttcacttcacgggaaacgtcattgtcacatgtaacaagcgttccaagataaacaaattcttcaacaacttcaaacacatccccatcaagcactacctcagcaccaacaccactaggtcttcctctatttctacctgccaccatgtactttgtcttagagttaatggttaagcttatcctcgccgtctccctcttcagtgggacaagtctccactactgctctgcgatcgattccaataaggtcgatgtcgtccgcaaagcccaggagcatatgcgaccgtgtgatgatagtgccgttgcTCTGCATGCCAGATCTCGTAATAGCGAGGAGAACATACTGAGATTACGTAGATGTTTGAAAGGAAAAGCGCTGGAGGCAGTGCGATGTGAGCTACTTCATCCGACAAACGTAGCGGATGTGATGTCCACGCTGAAAATGCTTTACGGACGTCCAGAAGCAATCGTACAATCGATCATAAAGAAGATTAGGAATCTACCCTCGCCGAACATGGAGAAACTTGAAACGGTGGTAAATTTTGCTCTAACTGTGAAGAACATGGTTGCTCCCTGCGTTGCGAGCTAGTAGAGCGGCTTCCGTCACCATTAAGACTAGATTGGGCGAGATATGCCCGGAATATGCCAAACCCAAACCTCGTCACCTTCAGTTCTTGGCTGTATATTGTAGCAGAAGATGCAAGTGCGGTTATGGTGGACACGGGTCGCGATCAACGAGACCGTGGTGCTAAAAAGGATGGGTTCCTTAACTTTCATTCCGAGTCAACTGCAAGTAGAGTGCTTGAATTGTCCAACAAATCGAAATCGTCCGGTGCAAAGGAGCCGAATAAGGATCGGTGTTTAGTTTGTAAAGGAAGTTGTTCTTCCGTAGCAAAGTGCAAGCGTTTCGAGGATTTTAGCTATGATTCCAAATGAACAACTGTAAAGGAGTGTAAGCTGTGCCGGAAATGCTTGCGAAAGCACAATGGGTCATGCAAGCAATCGAAACAGTGCGGAACAAACGGATGTGAGTTTCTCCATCAGCCTCTGTTGCACAATGCGAAGAAACATGAAACTCCAAGGGCTCCGCGACCAAACACAGAGATCCCTAACAATTCTCAATCAGAGACGGGCGGAACTGATTATAGCTGTAACGTCCATCAAGGTCAATCTGAAATCCTTTTTAGAATCGTTCCGGTCATGCTGTATGGGCCTAAGAAGACGATACGCACATACGCGTTCGTTGACGATGGATCTGAGCTCACATTCATTGAACAGAGCCTCTCTAATGAGTTAGAGGTGCAAGGACCATCGAAATCGCTTTGTTTGAAGTGGACGGGCGGAACGCAAAAACTGGAGAACCAGTAACAACGAGTCAACCTGCAGATATCCGGCGTGCATAGCTCGAAGAAATACGAGTTGTCTGGTGTCTACACGATGCCTCCATTGCTAATTCGTCCACAAACTCTGTTGCTCGCGGAACTCCAAAAGAAATACCCGTACTTGACAGGGCTACTTCTCGAGTCATACCACGACGTCAGTCCCCGAATCCTTATTGGTCTGGACAACGCTAGACTTGgtctagggcagttcaaatttcaaaaatgttcgaaaattccaactcccatatgtctattagcatcattttgataatataggactcctggcaaaatttcaggcaattcggtggccatttaggggtggcgcgaagtcaatttatgttatatggaaatttgtatgggaaaaacttaaaatttattcaagtcttcctacaattgtcaaattgtgatgaattcaaagaaacatccccaacctccctttttggaatctatataaaaggGACccccggataacacattagttatgagtggattgaacggttctattaacagtgtgaatatgagataaatggctaaaatggtgtaatcagcctcaacgtagcagtgaaaatataaatcaaaattaatgagttatccactggttgagctcaaatagactccaaaaatggaggttggggatgtttatttgaattcatcacgatttaagagttgtagggggatttgaataaattttaagttttttccatacaaatttccatataaacataaattgacttcgcgccacccctaaatggccaccgaattgcctgaaattttgccaggactcctatattatcaaaatgatgctaatagacatatgggagttgcaattttcgaacatttttgaaatttgaactgccctaggtCATACTATCAAGAGCCGTGAAGGAAAGGACCATGAACCTATCGCCGTTAAGACACGCCTAGGCTGGATCGTCTTTGGAAATAGCACCAGCCAGGAGAATGCTGAACGGCATGTGAACTACCACAGCACGCAAGTATGCGAATGTAACCGAGATTCAGACGAAGACCTTCATAAAGGTGTTGAGGCTTACTTCTCGCTCGATAGCCTCGGTGTCATAAAATCGGACAAGGTGTTGGTTTCGCAGCAGGATCAACGAGCACAAATGCTCTTAGAAACACTTACTCGATGCATAGATGACCGATACGAATCAGGCCTTCTTTGGAAGTACGAGGATGTCCGACTCCCGGATAGCAAAGCAATGGCACTGAGGCGGTGgaagtatttaaaaaatcgCTTGAACAAAGACCCCGTGTTATCCGAAGCATTAAATGCGAAAATCACCGATCACATTAGCAAGGGCTACATAAGGAAGTTAACAGTGGAAGAGCAACAAAATCCACGTTCCCGCGTGTGGTATCTTCCTATTTTTCCGGTGGTCAACCCAAACAAACCGGGCAAGATGAGACTCGTGTGGGATGCCGCAGCCACTGCCCACGGAGTGTCACTCAATACCTTTTTGCTGAAAGGACCTGATCAGCTGGTATCTATTCTATCCGTGCTGCTACAGTTCCGAGAGTTTCGCGTAGCAGTGTGTGGGGATCTCCGCGAGATGCTCCATCAGGTAATGATACATGAAACCGACCAACACTGCCAGCGCTTCTTCTGGATGGACGACAACCAAGCGACGGAGCCGAGTATCTACGTAGTTCAAGTGATGACCTTTGGTGCTTCCTGCTCGCTTAGCATAGCACAATACGTGAAGAATTCTAACGCTAAACGGTTCGAGCAAGATTACCCGGAAGCTGTGAACGCTATCGTCAAACGGCACTACGTGGACGATATGCTCGTGAGCGTAGAATCCGAAGAGGAAGCAATCCAGCTTGTAAAGGACGTGAAACAGATCCACGCATCGGTCGGTTTCGAAATGCGGAACTGGATATCGAACTCTCGTAACGTCCTGGAAGCGGTTAATGAGGATACGACGAAGGAGAAAAATCTCGACATCGGCGAGGAAAGTATCTCTGAAAAGGTGCTAGGCATGTGGTGGGATACGATGAAAGACTGTTTCACCTACAAGGTCTCCACACGATATGACGAAGAACTCATCTCAGGGAATCGTCGTCCAACGAAAAGAGAAGTTCTATGTACGCTAATGATGGTGTACGACCCATTAGGACTCATCGCACACGTTATGATGTTTTTGAAAGTGCTACTTCAGGAGGTCTGGCGAACATCAGTAGGCTGGGATGACCCGATTGAAGATCCGCAGTATGAGAAATGGTTGGCATGGCTTGCGATCTTCCCGCAGATAGCAACAATTGAAATCCCACGCTGCTATCGAACTCTAACACCCAGTGAAATAGCTACCGTAGTACAAATGCATACTTTCGTCGATGCAAGCGAAAATGGATTTGCTGCAGCAGTGTATCATCGGTTCGAGAACGCTGATACTGTTGAATGCGCATTGGTTAGCGCGAAAACAAGAGTTGCGCCGCTTAATTTCTTGTCGATTCCTCGGTCCGAGCTTCAAGCTGCAGTAATCGGCGTGCGATTAGCTGATACAATATCAAAATCACTTTCAATCCACGTCAGTCAGCGGATGTTTTGGACGGATTCCAAAGATGTACTCTGTTGGCTCCACTCCGATCACAGACGATACAACCAATTTGTCGCATTCCGTGTCAGCGAAATCCTTGAGACGACGGATGTTTTTGAGTGGCGATGGGTACCGACGAAACATAATGTCGCTGACGAAGGAACGAAGTGGAAACGAGCCCTGAACTTAGCCAGTGACAGCCGCTGGTTTCGTGGGCCAAAGTTCCTAGTCCTCGACGAAGAAAACTGGTCCGTGAATccgtttcctggaggaattaccgagAAAGAGCTTCGACCACATCTACTCCTCCACACAAAACCTATTGATCCGGTAATTGATCCACACGACTTCTCAGAATGGACCGACCTGCTACGTGTGACTGCGTACGCTCTGCGATACATGAACAATCTGAAGCGCAACTGTCATGGAAAACCGCGAGTGTCTGGACCACTAACAAGAAAGGATTACGTCGACGCAGAAAACCATCTGTTCCGCCGTGCTCAGTCCACCGCTTTCTCAGACGAGATAGCTATCCTCTTGAAGAACCGTTCGTTGACGAACCCAGTTAAAACGATTTCCAAATCTAGCTTGCTATATCAATGGTGTGCCTTTCTGGACGAAAACGTCGTGCTTCGTGTAAACGGTCGAACCAAAGCATGTGTATTCATCGATCGCAACGCAGCCGAACCAATAATTCTACCCCGTGATCATCCTGTAACGCGCCTCATCATTTCTGATGTTCACGAGCGGTTCAATCACCAGAATCACGAAACAGTTGTGAACGAGATACTACATCGCCACCGTATTCCTCGTTTGAAAGCAGCGTTCAACAAGATCCGGAAAGACTGTCAAAAATGCAAAATAATGTATGCCAAACCACAGCCTCCCGCAAGGGGTGACCTTCCTCCAGCCCGCCTAATCGCCTTTACTCGCCCTTTCACCCACATGGGAGTGGACTACTTCGGTCCGATGTTGGTGTCGGTTGGAAGACGCACTGAGAAACGGTGGGGGGTTCTCGCCACATGCTTAACCACTCGCGCCATCCACTTGCAGATCGCTCACACACTGACCACAGATTCCTGCATAATGGCCATCCGAAACATCATGGCCAGAAGGGGTGTTCCTGCAATGATCTACAGCGACCGTGGAACCAATTTCCGAGCTGCGAGCAAGGAGTTGCAAAGCGTAACAAAACTGAACCACGATGCCCTTATGAAAGAATTTACATCGAGCCGCACTGAGTGGTCCTTCAACCCGCCTGTCACGCCCCACATGGGTGGAGCGTGGGAGCGTTTGATCCGGAGTGTCAAACAGAACCTGGAACGATTACAGCCAAGCAGGCTTCCGACCCATGAAACACTGGAGAATACGTTGATAGAGATCGAGAACATTATCAACTCTCGTACTCTAACTAACATTCCCGTTGATGGCGACGATTCCCTGGTGTTGACTCCCAATCATTTTCTGGTGGGGTCAGCCAACGGCCTGAGATCGTGCGTCCCTCTGGACGACAGTGGGTCATTGCTTAAGAACAGTTGGAAGCAGTCGCAGATGATGGCGGACGCCTTCTGGAAGCTATGGGTTCGGGACTATTTACCTACGATTACTCGTAGAACTAAATGGTTCGACGCGGTGAAGCCGATAACAGTTGGAGATTTGGTCATCATCGTGGATTCGAAGCTACCCCGAAATAGTTGGCCGAAAGGCCGAGTGATAGCCACATGTCCAGCTAGGGATGGTCAAGTAAGATGGGCAACCGTGCAGACCGCATCTGGAGGTGTTTACGAGCGACCAGCAGTGTCCTTAGCTGTACTCGACGTAGGCGTTGAGACGAATACGCTTCAACTGAAGCCTTCGCGCATTCCGGGGGAGAGTGTTGGTTGCGCTCCGTCGATAAGTTCAGCATCTGTTCCGACTGTCAATCTATCAACTGACGGTTGAACTCAACCACACCCGCCGACATGCAAGGGATCGTCGcgcgatagatatcacaaagAGTAATAAAGACAAAACAAACCACAAGGTCTGAAGTAAATTGTTGGCAAGTGTTAAATTACTAAATTTGCTTAAACTACTCTCTTAAAACTACTTTCTATATCTAGTATTGCTTATACGCTAATTATATATACTTAAGTACTACATATAACTACATATATGTAAAAGGTGAGAATTAAGTGTAAAGTGCAATCATATTCTTATCCTATGTATTTTCTTAACCTAGAAAGTGAACTACTAGCAGTACTAAGTGAATACTTAACAAGTTATATTTGCTTTCTACTAGCCGCAGCTCTGAAAAGGTGAGCAAAACTTAGTACAATCTAAAACATAATCCTAAAGCCTAATATAAATATGTACATGAATAGGTTCCTACGGGTTCATACTTGCAAGCATATTTACTGTGATGCTGTACCGTCAATAGGTGAAATTTTGTACTCTGAAAACAGCAGAATCACTAAAAGTAAGATGAATTTACATAACTATTGAAATTTAGCCTAACTACTTATAAATACTTTCTCGTTAGGAATTTTATAACTTTCGCCAAGAAATAAACTTATTTGGAAGGAAGTTCATAGAATTTTGATTCGCAGTCGTTGGGAGCAACaacgacgaaacgaaaagtttcaatgcaaaaagcaatatcaatatgtgttacaaataacaatacttgaaataatttctctgtcaaaaatggatgaaagaaaatttcacgatcgtcataacttgattataacataatgtattatgtttattttacagaaaaacaaaattgccaacaattttggtagataggaattggaaaaaacgaagttaccaccttcagtatatcttgatttaatcgagaaaggcatcgtcaccgcaaagtgaattaatttgggtttttattcttttctttatttggtataggcactctgtgtaatttaaccgctactgtgccgagatctactgtggtgttctgctgtacagaatccacacataatctatttttagatttccattactcattaattgttgtcgttgccagtccatctcatcgtgagtccattgtgtccgtttatCCATGCCGTgccatccaatgatcgttgcattgttcggttgccatttatccgggtaacgttggaggaatgcctccgagaagaacaagttgtcagtcgtcatcaggcagccgtgatgGTAAGGCGCGTACGCCAAACGCCAcagtatgggctgcggatccggcgactgacggggtttggtggaggggctgggaatcgaacccatgaccatccgcttgtaaggcgaacgtgtagccaactacgctacgccCCCTCCTGATAAAATATGAGATTTTGTTCGAAAGAAATGTAACAAAATAGCAAACCAACGTTGTCCCATATTGAATGTACCCCCATACCAACATCATTAGGAATTTACATAAGCTGaatgttcaaaatttaattatttttccattGATCTAAATTGTTCAACAGAGAAATTACAAACGAAGAATAACttatcaaaatttcaacaaaatcgTAGTATGATGTTTTGccttttgaattcctccactaTTTCGCAATTCTAAAACTTCTCTGGTTTTTTCCGTAATTTATATTCCGATAGATGTTCCCGGAGTTCTTTTAGCAATCCCTGAGTTCAGGAaacttttcaagaaaattttcgATAGTGTCCGTAAATTTCTTTTCGGAAACGTTTCCGGGAGTTTCCATAAAACCTTCTCTAATAATTTCCaatagaagttcttccaggagaatttaacatttttttttatttttgttttcgtgATTATTTATTTCGAGTATAAGTTTATCACGGTAGCTTACAGCAAATGCTTCGAGCATTCCTCCGATAGAATTTTGTGGGAGAATTTCGAGAGGAAATCTATTcaacgaatttctgaagaaattccagaattAATCTCCTTGCAATTCAATAGTAGATTctttaaacaaaaaatgtcTTGTGTATCAGACTAAACGCTTGAAGAAAATCCAGTGATTTTGAAATGTCATATGCTTATACGTCGAACAAGAAAGAAAATTTACTTTAAGCAGCACACGGTGTGAGCCCAACATATATTTTTGAAATCGCTTATTTACGAGTACGTGTCGTTGAACGTCTTATAGGGATGTGTGAGCAAGACACCATAAAACCATAACAGACTGATATGAGATAATGTCACTATGAATCAccgataaaaaaaatccgtagatttccgcagaaattttcaaatttccgtagattttttCTACGGATCCGTAAGTCCGTAGAAAGCATTCAATTCCgtagatctacggaaattttcGTATAGATCTAGCATCGCTGCCCCTGAGTCTAACAAGAAGTACTACTAAACTGTCACCAGATTGAGATTACATTAATACAGTCGCTGTTGCTGCAGAACCTAAGAGCCAAATActtatgtggacgaagaatcagaaggaataaattttggctgttacacccttttgaaatgttgatctAGTGTTCCCATTTCCATCTCACTAAACATATATTCGTCTCATGGTGGAAAAATCAAAAACAGCAAAAATACCGTCgctttttttgctaacatgcgtctcaatctaaaaaataagaaacaaatcaaattcgttttaattgctttgtttctgacGGGATGAACATAGAATCTATGACACGAAGTCCGGGTGCAGTAACCCGAATTGCAATTTTGAAAAGCATACGAGTTGTTTGCCTCAGTGAACATCTTGATTTTGGTCTTCTCGcaaaaaatgattcaatttcCGCATAAACTTCTGAGTTCATTTGAACCTTAGCTTAAGGCAACGATGTATTAAGACAATTAATGAACGTGAGATAAtgataaaatttgaatttatggCACACTGGAGCGTATGACGAACCgagcgcaaaaaaaaacattattttgtaaaacaaaGTAAGTACATGTGCGTATACTAAGTAACTATACACAGATAGGCTGCCTGACTGTTGAAATTTGTTCATACCGAAGAATCATGAAGGTGGAAAATCGACAAATCGCATTTCAATTTACACTGCATTACTTTGCAATCGAATGGGCGGCAAATCACCTACATGCGTGAAAAGCTATTGACTATGAAAACGATTGAAATGGTAAAATGCAAATGCCTCTCGGTTGGTCAGTTCGATCCAGCCGTATTGCGTTCCTATTAATGGATGCGGTTTGTTGAGATTGTTAGAAAAATACGTTCGTAGATTACAGCTGCTTTAGTAATAATCATAATTGCTTTTTTTAGAggaaaaattgaattaattttattttattaaaatttaattgatttgtCCAAAACTAGTTTTATTCAATTCTAGTGACTAAAATATACGTCCAATTTATCTTGAAGTTAAGTGGCTTGCTCAACTTACATCAAATGTCCAAACGAAGCACGTAAAGGCTATGTGTTTTAATGGTCGGTTACAAAGGTCGTACAATTTGCATGGagcttttcaatttttcaccCTCTTCTGTGTATGCTGTACAGACCactcgattttggcaacacgtacGAAACattttatgttgccaaaatcgaatggtttttgttttctcatgataCTTCACAGACAGACAGACTGTGACATTTGTTTATGTAAATTTTAGAATCTAAgcgtttttctaagattttttttaaaacgatATTTTACGTATTTTTTTACGCACCTTATGAGTTTTATaagcaatttcaaaattaaataacaatttgtgttgccaaaatggaatggttttgttgccaaaatggaatggttttgttgccaaaatcgaatggagttgttgccaaaattgaatgtttccaaaactgaatgttgcaaaatcaaatggggtctgtacataaaacaaagttggcatatGTACGACCGCtcatcactcaagaatagatagaccaatttttgctaatttgtaTTCGTTTCCATCTATTTACGacattgaaaatcaaaacccaatTTCTTTGATGGcatttctatgaaaaagtctgaaaaattacaaatctcgtttgatgcatgaaaattggccagaagGGTTTCATTCAAtgctttgaatctggaatacttttgaaaacagTGTCTATGTCTTCCCAAACGGTATCAGAATTCAACTTTCGCTCTGATTGATAGCAATTTAAGCTCGAATTTAAGTATCAGCTTCAATAGGATACATACCATGTTCAACTTAAACCTACCAGCATTACGAATTCAATCTCTTGCACATGACCATGGTCCATGGTGTCTGCGACCGAGGAGGTGATGTATTATCGAAGTGCGGgttattattttacttattgCCAGTCGATTGCAATGCGAGCAGACATCAGGCAATAAGACATAATATCACGGAGATCCAGATTTAGGTCCAATAAAACGGCAGGGGAAATGTTACCTAATTGTGTTTGATGTATTGTAACTACAATAAATTGATAATGTTTCGTAGACACAAAGTGTGTTGCGTTTATGGTTCAATATAAATTCATTCACCACCAATGGTATGAAACTTTTTGGAGGAAAGTGGTCACTCAGCAATTTACCAATTATCACATTTTACAAGGTTAACACACAATACTCAAAGACTCTAGCACATATATCTGCCAGGAGTCACTAAGGGTCAATTTTTTCACGGTCGCTTCACTGATTGATTTACTGATtgattttacagatttcgtttccgcccctacgtagtgTGTGGCCGACGAATCTAaagattccttaataactttgacaggtttcaagatagatcaaagtagtcttctagacaaacatgttttttgtcattatgcacaactttctaaaataaaccatagtgctaaaatcattttgaaaaaagttatgctcaaaatatgatttttgggtgtcattcatacaaaacgtgctctaattcgTTACAAAACAGTCtaatattgtgtcttcagaaaagttgttccaattcacattctttataacattgcagagaacaaccactgcttttgtacatctgcgtaaattttttatttcataccgcccttcaaggtggatagatcattgatattttcaaaagaaagcccaagaaatatccttcaactcttctgaagacatcatgactctaaaatgtagctttcaggtcgaaaactaaaaaacgcacgttttgggggcttccGAACCAGTgtgcagtgccgtgacgagctcttcgacttcgttgatctcgtccaggtctttaacccttagattcacctccgtcgtga
The nucleotide sequence above comes from Armigeres subalbatus isolate Guangzhou_Male chromosome 3, GZ_Asu_2, whole genome shotgun sequence. Encoded proteins:
- the LOC134222290 gene encoding uncharacterized protein LOC134222290 gives rise to the protein MGHASNRNSAEQTDRSLTILNQRRAELIIAVTSIKVNLKSFLESFRSCCHTIKSREGKDHEPIAVKTRLGWIVFGNSTSQENAERHVNYHSTQVCECNRDSDEDLHKGVEAYFSLDSLGVIKSDKVLVSQQDQRAQMLLETLTRCIDDRYESGLLWKYEDVRLPDSKAMALRRWKYLKNRLNKDPVLSEALNAKITDHISKGYIRKLTVEEQQNPRSRVWYLPIFPVVNPNKPGKMRLVWDAAATAHGVSLNTFLLKGPDQLVSILSVLLQFREFRVAVCGDLREMLHQVMIHETDQHCQRFFWMDDNQATEPSIYVVQVMTFGASCSLSIAQYVKNSNAKRFEQDYPEAVNAIVKRHYVDDMLVSVESEEEAIQLVKDVKQIHASVGFEMRNWISNSRNVLEAVNEDTTKEKNLDIGEESISEKVLGMWWDTMKDCFTYKVSTRYDEELISGNRRPTKREVLCTLMMVYDPLGLIAHVMMFLKVLLQEVWRTSVGWDDPIEDPQYEKWLAWLAIFPQIATIEIPRCYRTLTPSEIATVVQMHTFVDASENGFAAAVYHRFENADTVECALVSAKTRVAPLNFLSIPRSELQAAVIGVRLADTISKSLSIHVSQRMFWTDSKDVLCWLHSDHRRYNQFVAFRVSEILETTDVFEWRWVPTKHNVADEGTKWKRALNLASDSRWFRGPKFLVLDEENWSVNPFPGGITEKELRPHLLLHTKPIDPVIDPHDFSEWTDLLRVTAYALRYMNNLKRNCHGKPRVSGPLTRKDYVDAENHLFRRAQSTAFSDEIAILLKNRSLTNPVKTISKSSLLYQWCAFLDENVVLRVNGRTKACVFIDRNAAEPIILPRDHPVTRLIISDVHERFNHQNHETVVNEILHRHRIPRLKAAFNKIRKDCQKCKIMYAKPQPPARGDLPPARLIAFTRPFTHMGVDYFGPMLVSVGRRTEKRWGVLATCLTTRAIHLQIAHTLTTDSCIMAIRNIMARRGVPAMIYSDRGTNFRAASKELQSVTKLNHDALMKEFTSSRTEWSFNPPVTPHMGGAWERLIRSVKQNLERLQPSRLPTHETLENTLIEIENIINSRTLTNIPVDGDDSLVLTPNHFLVGSANGLRSCVPLDDSGSLLKNSWKQSQMMADAFWKLWVRDYLPTITRRTKWFDAVKPITVGDLVIIVDSKLPRNSWPKGRVIATCPARDGQVRWATVQTASGGVYERPAVSLAVLDVGVETNTLQLKPSRIPGESVGCAPSISSASVPTVNLSTDG